The following coding sequences are from one Bacteroidales bacterium window:
- the topA gene encoding type I DNA topoisomerase, whose translation MQSNLVIVESPAKAKTIEKFLGKEYKVLSSYGHIRDLKKKDFSINVEKGFLPIYEIPSDKKQVVDTLKKAAKAADIVWLASDEDREGEAIAWHLYEVLGLTPEKTRRIVFHEITKDAILSAIENPREIDINLVNAQQARRVLDRIVGFELSPILWRKIKPALSAGRVQSVAVRLIVEREREIENFTPEASFKITAIFKDAEGNKLKGELQFRPANERDAEALLQKLSTEEFEVNDITVKPLKKYPAPPFTTSTLQQEAARKLGFTVSQTMRVAQHLYEAGLITYMRTDSVNLSSLAINTAKETIIEKFGKEYSYPHNFHTSSKGAQEAHEAIRPTYIANSEIEGNSQEKRLYDLIWKRTVASQMTPAQTKKTTISVQTVNGEEKFVIIGEVVKFDGFLRLYVETTDEDGEKESETSVLPPIQMGDKLTLNSGEAVERFTMAPLRYSEASLVHKLEELGIGRPSTYAPTISTIQQREYVERGTKSGVKREYKIITLKKGKTTSTIKTENVGSEKGKLIPTDIGIVVNDYLTENFPDILNYNFTAKVEEEFDSIADGENTWNGAIATFYETFHPEVESASSQHSGNKVGERVLGTDPATGRRVSVKIGRFGPVVQLGTAEEEEKPIFASLMEGQTLSNITLEQALKLFALPRTLGTFEEKEIVIGVGKFGPYIRHDGKFTSLPKEYKPLEITLEEAIQLIEAKRSEEQSRILKTFEEEPELQIINGRYGAYIAYKKSNYKLPKGAVAEDLTIEDCKKIIAEQGEKPTKKTTKKSKAKKS comes from the coding sequence ATGCAGTCAAATTTAGTTATAGTTGAGTCTCCCGCCAAAGCAAAGACAATAGAGAAGTTTTTAGGGAAGGAGTATAAGGTTTTGTCGAGTTACGGACACATAAGAGACTTGAAGAAAAAGGATTTCAGTATTAATGTAGAAAAGGGATTCTTACCCATATATGAAATACCTTCAGACAAAAAACAAGTTGTAGATACCCTAAAAAAAGCAGCAAAAGCGGCAGATATTGTATGGTTAGCATCCGATGAAGACCGTGAGGGAGAGGCAATAGCATGGCACCTATATGAAGTGCTTGGGTTAACACCTGAGAAGACACGCCGTATAGTATTCCATGAGATAACAAAAGATGCTATACTGTCGGCAATAGAGAATCCACGAGAGATAGACATAAACCTTGTAAATGCACAACAAGCACGACGAGTTTTAGATAGAATTGTAGGATTTGAACTATCTCCAATACTTTGGCGAAAGATAAAACCTGCACTATCAGCAGGGCGAGTACAATCAGTAGCAGTACGCTTGATTGTAGAAAGAGAGCGAGAGATAGAGAATTTCACACCCGAAGCATCATTTAAAATAACAGCAATCTTTAAAGATGCCGAAGGAAACAAACTAAAAGGCGAATTACAATTCCGTCCGGCAAACGAAAGAGATGCCGAGGCACTATTGCAAAAACTCTCAACCGAGGAGTTTGAGGTAAACGATATAACCGTTAAACCATTAAAAAAATATCCAGCACCACCTTTTACAACATCAACCTTACAACAAGAGGCAGCACGTAAATTAGGTTTTACCGTATCGCAAACAATGCGAGTGGCACAACACCTATACGAGGCAGGACTTATAACATATATGCGTACCGACTCGGTAAACTTGTCATCTTTAGCAATAAACACCGCAAAAGAGACAATAATCGAGAAGTTTGGAAAAGAGTACTCATACCCACATAATTTCCATACAAGTTCAAAAGGGGCACAAGAGGCACACGAGGCAATTCGCCCAACCTACATAGCAAATAGCGAGATAGAGGGTAACTCTCAAGAGAAACGCCTATACGACCTGATATGGAAACGTACCGTAGCATCTCAAATGACACCGGCACAAACTAAAAAAACCACAATAAGTGTTCAGACAGTTAATGGCGAAGAGAAGTTTGTGATAATAGGAGAGGTTGTGAAGTTTGACGGATTCTTACGCCTATATGTTGAGACAACCGATGAAGATGGCGAGAAAGAGAGCGAAACATCGGTATTGCCTCCTATTCAAATGGGAGACAAATTAACTCTAAACTCAGGAGAGGCTGTTGAACGTTTCACTATGGCTCCACTTCGCTACTCAGAGGCAAGTTTGGTACACAAACTCGAAGAGTTGGGAATAGGACGTCCATCAACATACGCCCCCACAATATCAACAATACAGCAACGCGAATATGTTGAACGAGGAACAAAAAGCGGAGTAAAGAGAGAGTATAAGATAATTACACTAAAAAAAGGAAAGACAACATCAACCATTAAAACCGAAAATGTAGGAAGCGAAAAAGGAAAACTAATACCTACCGATATAGGAATAGTGGTTAATGATTATCTAACTGAGAACTTCCCCGACATATTAAACTACAACTTTACAGCAAAAGTAGAAGAGGAGTTTGATAGTATAGCAGACGGAGAGAATACATGGAACGGAGCAATAGCAACATTCTATGAAACATTCCATCCGGAGGTAGAGTCTGCATCATCGCAACACTCAGGCAATAAAGTAGGAGAGCGAGTATTGGGAACCGATCCTGCAACAGGACGCAGAGTATCAGTAAAAATAGGACGTTTTGGACCAGTAGTACAATTGGGAACAGCCGAAGAGGAGGAGAAACCAATATTTGCCTCATTAATGGAGGGACAAACACTAAGCAACATAACCTTGGAACAAGCCCTAAAACTATTTGCATTACCCCGTACATTGGGAACTTTTGAAGAGAAAGAGATAGTTATAGGAGTAGGAAAGTTTGGTCCCTATATCCGCCACGATGGTAAATTTACATCATTACCCAAAGAGTATAAACCATTAGAGATAACACTCGAAGAGGCAATTCAACTAATAGAGGCAAAGCGCAGTGAGGAGCAAAGCCGAATATTAAAAACCTTTGAAGAGGAGCCGGAGTTGCAAATAATAAACGGTCGTTACGGAGCCTATATAGCATATAAGAAAAGCAACTATAAACTACCCAAAGGAGCAGTTGCCGAGGATTTAACAATAGAGGATTGCAAAAAAATTATTGCAGAACAAGGCGAAAAGCCTACAAAAAAGACAACAAAAAAATCTAAAGCAAAAAAGAGTTGA
- a CDS encoding DUF2851 family protein — protein MENILSFVWRYNLLKGGRFTLSNGEKAEIISSGMDCNGDLIFSDALLRIEDNTQKLRVAVAPASYKGCDIYVTDRVESSIEGTPMLVINFLNEVEILRKKLISKFEELPCSEHIKDMPSIFVTDLITSLAIERLQNKSERIKEWHNSYNGDWEEVCYISVARSLGFGVNGNAFEALAKALPLRFLQKHSDSLFQLEAMLFGVAGLLDDSSLSDIAYYKRLSNEFAFLKNKFALPVNDIKLWKFSGIRPSNFPHQRIALLAALIHSSMPMFAKFVDAESDDDLRKVFDIYPSDFWDTHYNFTSETPPLRKCFGKAAIDLIIINSVAPLLYAYSEYIGNEKFADRAISFLEGCKAENNYIVRKYVNGGIECKSALASQAFIALNNNYCNPRNCIRCKIGYKIFRDEVKKRL, from the coding sequence ATGGAAAATATACTCTCTTTTGTATGGAGATATAATTTGTTGAAGGGTGGTAGGTTTACTCTCTCAAATGGTGAAAAGGCGGAGATTATATCATCTGGTATGGATTGCAACGGAGATTTAATCTTCTCGGATGCTCTTTTGCGAATAGAGGATAACACACAAAAACTTCGTGTAGCGGTTGCTCCTGCCTCATACAAAGGTTGTGATATTTATGTTACCGATAGAGTGGAATCTTCTATTGAGGGAACTCCTATGCTTGTTATCAACTTTTTGAATGAGGTAGAGATTCTGAGAAAGAAATTAATATCAAAGTTTGAGGAACTGCCTTGTAGCGAACATATTAAGGATATGCCCTCAATTTTTGTTACCGACCTTATTACTTCGTTGGCAATAGAGAGATTGCAAAATAAAAGCGAGAGGATTAAAGAGTGGCATAACTCTTATAATGGAGATTGGGAAGAGGTTTGTTATATCTCTGTTGCTCGTTCATTAGGGTTTGGTGTTAATGGTAATGCTTTTGAGGCACTGGCTAAGGCTCTGCCTTTAAGATTTCTTCAAAAACACTCCGACTCGCTTTTTCAACTTGAAGCAATGTTGTTTGGTGTTGCAGGACTTCTTGATGATAGTAGTTTGAGTGATATTGCTTATTACAAAAGGTTGTCAAATGAGTTTGCTTTTCTGAAAAACAAGTTTGCTTTACCTGTAAATGATATTAAGTTGTGGAAGTTCTCAGGTATTAGACCTTCTAACTTTCCTCATCAGAGAATTGCTTTACTTGCAGCCTTAATTCACTCATCAATGCCTATGTTTGCTAAGTTTGTTGATGCGGAGAGTGATGATGATTTACGAAAGGTTTTTGATATATATCCGAGTGATTTTTGGGATACTCACTATAACTTTACTTCTGAAACGCCTCCTCTTAGGAAATGTTTTGGTAAGGCGGCAATTGACCTTATTATAATAAATTCTGTTGCTCCTCTTTTGTATGCCTACTCGGAGTATATAGGAAACGAGAAGTTTGCCGACAGGGCTATATCTTTTTTGGAGGGATGTAAGGCTGAGAATAACTATATTGTTCGTAAATATGTTAATGGTGGTATTGAGTGTAAATCGGCTTTAGCTTCTCAGGCTTTCATTGCTCTAAATAATAACTACTGCAATCCTCGTAACTGTATCAGGTGCAAGATTGGTTATAAAATTTTTAGGGATGAGGTTAAGAAGAGATTATAA
- the dapB gene encoding 4-hydroxy-tetrahydrodipicolinate reductase, translating into MKIALIGYGKMGKTIEQIAIARGHEIVARIDINNQDDFNSPEFKSADVAIEFSQPQSAINNYRRAFAAGVKVVSGTTGWLENMPEVKEACENGSTFFHSSNFSLGVNIFFAINRYLAKIMNGFTNYEVSMEETHHIHKLDAPSGTAITLAEGIIENITRKDTWVEGAEPKSSEIGITSIRRDEVPGIHTIKYESEVDTITITHDAKSRAGFALGAVVAAEFIKDKTGFITMQDMLKF; encoded by the coding sequence ATGAAGATAGCACTAATAGGATATGGCAAAATGGGTAAGACCATTGAGCAGATTGCCATAGCAAGAGGTCACGAAATAGTGGCACGTATAGATATAAATAATCAAGATGATTTTAACTCACCCGAGTTTAAGAGTGCCGATGTGGCAATAGAGTTCTCACAACCTCAGTCGGCAATAAACAACTATCGCAGAGCCTTTGCGGCAGGAGTAAAAGTAGTATCGGGAACAACAGGTTGGTTAGAAAATATGCCCGAAGTAAAAGAGGCGTGTGAAAACGGAAGTACATTCTTTCACTCATCAAACTTCAGTCTTGGAGTAAATATATTCTTTGCCATAAACAGATATTTGGCAAAGATAATGAACGGATTTACCAACTATGAAGTATCAATGGAGGAGACGCACCACATACACAAGTTGGATGCCCCAAGTGGAACAGCAATAACACTTGCCGAAGGGATAATTGAGAACATCACACGCAAGGATACATGGGTAGAGGGAGCAGAGCCAAAATCATCAGAGATAGGAATAACCTCAATCCGCCGAGATGAAGTACCCGGTATTCACACTATAAAATATGAGTCAGAAGTTGATACCATAACAATAACACACGATGCAAAGAGCAGAGCAGGATTTGCACTTGGAGCAGTAGTGGCGGCAGAGTTTATAAAAGATAAAACAGGCTTTATCACAATGCAAGATATGTTGAAATTTTAA
- the lepB gene encoding signal peptidase I: MSEQEKKSRFSGIKKSRWIRFTLASLLLTGFTIWSGNYLLLLLLILFVDIYLTEYIPWRAWRKIKNPALRKVFEWIDAILYALVAVYLINSFIFQNYKIPSSSLEKSLLVGDYLLVSKLSYGPRVPMTPLSFPLAQHTLPVLNCKSYIDNPQLDYKRLKGTGEIKRGDIVVFNFPAGDTVLSKVSNPDYYTLSHIYGKENIKNNQRVYGEILYRPVDRRENYVKRCVGMPGDTFEIRNNQIYINSVAVKNPKHLQYNYYVMLSAPDKRLSKKHFEDLGVSEDDRMLIQNSYQYGDLLSFLGFKTNEQGTYNPVYRMPLTQEAKAKLEAMSIVSQIIQEPGEMMGGDVYPLGYYGWTRENYGPLWIPQRGKTLELTLENWPIYERVIRNYEGNDTEVKDGKIYVNGEETTQYTFKMDYYYMLGDNRDNSADSRYWGFVPEDHIVGKPLFVWLSLDPDKSFFNGGIRFNRLFRSVETLSE, from the coding sequence ATGTCGGAACAAGAAAAAAAGAGTAGATTTTCAGGCATAAAAAAATCGCGTTGGATACGCTTTACATTAGCCTCATTACTACTAACAGGTTTTACAATATGGTCGGGCAATTACCTCTTATTGTTATTGCTCATACTATTTGTAGATATATATCTAACTGAATATATACCATGGAGAGCATGGCGAAAAATCAAAAACCCAGCACTTCGCAAAGTATTTGAGTGGATTGATGCCATATTGTATGCTTTGGTAGCAGTATATTTGATAAACTCATTTATATTTCAGAACTACAAGATTCCATCATCATCACTTGAGAAATCGTTGTTAGTAGGAGATTATTTGCTTGTAAGCAAATTAAGTTATGGACCGCGAGTACCCATGACACCCTTATCGTTCCCATTGGCACAACACACCTTGCCAGTACTAAATTGTAAATCGTACATTGACAACCCACAATTAGATTACAAACGATTAAAAGGAACAGGCGAGATAAAACGCGGAGATATAGTGGTATTTAACTTCCCTGCAGGAGATACAGTCTTGAGTAAGGTCTCAAATCCCGATTACTACACACTCTCTCACATATATGGCAAGGAGAATATCAAAAATAACCAACGAGTATACGGAGAGATACTCTATCGCCCCGTAGATAGAAGAGAGAACTATGTAAAACGATGCGTAGGAATGCCAGGAGATACATTTGAGATACGTAATAATCAGATATATATCAACTCTGTTGCAGTCAAAAATCCCAAACATTTGCAGTATAACTATTACGTAATGTTATCTGCCCCTGACAAACGATTGTCAAAAAAACATTTCGAAGATTTGGGAGTCTCTGAAGATGATCGTATGCTAATACAAAACTCATATCAGTATGGCGATTTACTCTCATTCTTAGGCTTTAAAACAAACGAGCAGGGAACATACAACCCAGTATATCGTATGCCATTAACACAAGAAGCAAAAGCAAAATTAGAGGCAATGTCAATAGTGTCGCAAATAATACAAGAGCCGGGCGAAATGATGGGAGGCGATGTATATCCATTAGGATATTACGGATGGACAAGAGAAAATTACGGACCATTATGGATACCACAACGAGGCAAAACATTAGAACTTACCCTCGAGAACTGGCCTATCTACGAAAGAGTAATACGCAACTATGAGGGCAATGATACTGAGGTGAAAGATGGCAAAATATATGTAAATGGCGAGGAGACAACACAATACACCTTTAAAATGGATTACTACTATATGTTGGGCGACAACAGAGACAACTCTGCCGATAGCCGTTATTGGGGATTTGTACCCGAAGATCACATAGTAGGAAAACCACTCTTTGTATGGTTGTCACTTGATCCCGACAAATCGTTCTTTAACGGAGGAATCCGATTTAACAGGCTCTTCCGCTCCGTAGAGACCTTATCAGAATAG
- a CDS encoding WbqC family protein produces the protein MEMVILTPSYLAPISYYRQLNNSPVIVEACCNYQKQSYRNRCKIATEAGVMTLSIPVEKPSGKVLTRDVSISSHDNWQHLHWMAIFSAYQSSPYFEYYSDELRPFYEPNRYKYLYDFNIELQNTICSLLNITPKIEYSTEYIQPQEGDIDLREKIHPKHPIFEQEKLLPYYQVFSERHGFIPDLSILDLLFNMGPESIFLLLPTPKEI, from the coding sequence ATAGAGATGGTAATATTAACTCCTTCATATTTAGCCCCCATATCATATTACAGGCAGTTAAACAACTCGCCTGTAATAGTTGAGGCGTGTTGCAATTATCAAAAGCAGAGTTACCGTAACCGATGCAAAATTGCAACAGAGGCAGGAGTTATGACCTTGTCAATTCCGGTTGAAAAACCATCAGGAAAGGTACTGACACGCGATGTATCTATATCCTCTCACGACAACTGGCAACATCTGCATTGGATGGCAATCTTTTCGGCATATCAATCATCGCCATACTTTGAGTACTACTCTGATGAGTTACGCCCATTCTATGAGCCAAACCGATACAAATACCTATACGACTTCAATATTGAGTTGCAAAACACCATCTGCTCACTATTGAATATAACCCCTAAGATAGAGTATAGCACAGAGTATATACAGCCCCAAGAAGGAGATATTGATTTACGCGAAAAGATACACCCCAAACACCCTATCTTTGAACAAGAAAAGTTATTACCATACTACCAAGTATTTTCAGAGAGACATGGATTTATCCCAGACCTTTCAATATTAGACCTGCTGTTTAATATGGGCCCCGAGAGCATATTCCTATTGCTCCCCACCCCAAAAGAGATATAG
- a CDS encoding MFS transporter, translating into MEKERLFNRNFLLVLAGNFLLFFAFFTILPVLPLYMQQEYNATHTQIGVVLSLYTITALIIRPFAGFMLDSLPRRPMQLIFYGAFALLFCTYIIPGNIITFAVIRALHGLIFGFITVANSTVAIDVLHTSRRNEGIGYYGISNNLGMALGPTISFATYNFFGSYEALFLSAFVACTLGFIMVLMVRMSKRVPAPKTISTSPVSLDRFFLIKGTHESVTFMLLSFSYGILSTYLAVYARDEVGIENSTGPFFLLMALGLISARISNGPHLRKGRVIQLITTGMLGLFIGYAMFIFLTAPIAFYASAFVLGFSYGMICPPVQTMFVNLAPHERRSTANSTYLTSWDVGVGIGVVVGGAIADVHSYRAAYMLGVVLVAIALVQFRKVAAPYFIKNRLR; encoded by the coding sequence ATGGAAAAAGAGAGGCTCTTCAACAGAAACTTTTTATTAGTATTGGCAGGAAACTTTTTGTTGTTTTTTGCCTTTTTTACAATACTCCCGGTGTTGCCACTTTATATGCAGCAAGAGTACAATGCAACCCATACACAGATAGGAGTAGTGTTGTCGCTCTACACAATAACAGCGTTGATAATACGACCCTTTGCAGGATTTATGTTAGATTCGCTCCCACGCCGACCAATGCAGTTAATCTTTTATGGAGCATTTGCCCTACTGTTCTGTACCTATATAATACCGGGGAATATAATAACATTTGCAGTAATCAGAGCACTGCACGGATTAATATTTGGATTTATAACCGTAGCCAACAGTACCGTAGCAATAGATGTACTGCACACATCACGCCGTAACGAGGGTATAGGATATTACGGAATAAGCAACAATCTTGGAATGGCATTAGGACCAACAATCTCATTTGCCACCTATAACTTCTTTGGGAGTTATGAGGCACTCTTCTTATCTGCCTTTGTAGCATGTACATTAGGCTTTATAATGGTATTAATGGTGAGAATGTCAAAGAGAGTACCCGCACCAAAAACAATAAGTACCTCGCCTGTATCACTCGATAGATTCTTCCTAATAAAAGGAACACACGAGAGTGTAACCTTTATGCTACTATCGTTTAGTTACGGAATACTGTCAACCTATTTGGCGGTATATGCACGAGATGAAGTAGGAATAGAAAACAGCACAGGGCCATTCTTCCTTCTTATGGCATTAGGGTTAATAAGTGCTCGTATAAGCAACGGACCGCACTTGCGAAAAGGCAGAGTAATACAACTTATCACAACAGGAATGTTAGGACTATTCATAGGATATGCAATGTTTATATTTCTCACAGCGCCAATAGCCTTTTACGCTTCGGCATTTGTGTTAGGATTTTCGTATGGAATGATATGTCCGCCAGTACAAACAATGTTTGTAAACCTTGCACCTCACGAACGCCGAAGCACAGCAAACTCAACCTATCTAACCTCTTGGGATGTAGGAGTAGGCATAGGAGTAGTAGTGGGCGGAGCAATAGCCGATGTACATAGTTATCGAGCAGCATATATGCTTGGGGTAGTATTAGTAGCCATTGCCCTTGTACAGTTCCGCAAAGTAGCAGCCCCATATTTTATAAAAAACAGATTGAGATAA
- a CDS encoding acyltransferase family protein yields the protein MKQTLPTLSNHVQQRLLWIDYMKAIGMYLIVLGHFFPIGHKFIYVFSVPLFFIISGFLSKRENKQKEFWKKLWYNLAQPMIIITLLAYSVRSVGDIVLGRYNIEGLVKLPISLLLGMWNILKECWFIYTLILIKIVFQYTRGYITDLVVTLLSLLISWIIYREEFVIFGYNILQNPSSSINLFCCYPFFIIGFYIAKYKRELSTYRITPITIIYFLASLVCVYICYIYNDDVRMYTSYFGDNIFLYLLGGVSGTAMIYIICKYIEKYNFKWLKTISVGSIIILGFHIFFIQISRKIFTESSILDYLLSLIIILLFVPIITFTQKYMPLLIGKYRTK from the coding sequence ATGAAGCAAACATTACCCACCCTTTCCAACCATGTACAGCAACGACTGCTGTGGATTGATTATATGAAGGCAATAGGTATGTATCTTATTGTTTTAGGTCATTTCTTTCCAATCGGGCATAAATTCATATATGTTTTTAGTGTACCCCTTTTCTTTATTATATCAGGATTTTTAAGCAAACGAGAGAATAAACAAAAAGAGTTCTGGAAAAAACTATGGTACAATCTTGCTCAGCCCATGATAATAATAACACTATTAGCATATAGTGTTCGTTCGGTGGGCGATATAGTTTTAGGACGTTACAATATAGAAGGATTAGTAAAACTCCCTATAAGTCTTCTATTAGGAATGTGGAATATATTGAAAGAGTGTTGGTTTATATACACGCTTATCCTAATTAAGATAGTTTTTCAATATACACGAGGATATATAACAGATTTAGTAGTAACCCTCTTGTCCCTGTTAATATCGTGGATTATATATAGAGAGGAATTTGTTATTTTTGGATATAATATATTACAAAATCCCTCCTCATCAATCAACCTGTTTTGTTGTTATCCATTCTTTATAATAGGATTCTATATAGCAAAATATAAGAGAGAATTATCAACATATAGAATCACACCAATAACTATAATATATTTTCTTGCAAGTTTAGTATGCGTATATATTTGTTACATATATAACGATGATGTGAGAATGTACACCTCATATTTTGGCGATAATATATTCTTATATCTATTAGGAGGAGTAAGCGGAACAGCAATGATATACATTATATGTAAATATATCGAAAAATACAATTTCAAGTGGTTAAAAACCATATCGGTAGGCTCAATAATAATATTAGGATTTCATATATTCTTCATACAAATTTCCCGCAAAATATTTACCGAATCATCAATTCTCGATTATCTATTGTCGCTCA